The Phaenicophaeus curvirostris isolate KB17595 chromosome Z, BPBGC_Pcur_1.0, whole genome shotgun sequence genome includes the window CAGAATCCTTTATAAACATTTCCAGTGTCCATTTGCAGGAACccttcagtttaaaaaagaaaaacatgattttCAAGGACCGATCTAGGAACATTTGCAGAAAGACTAAAGTTATGGTTCCTTTGATCATGAATATGAAATACGCAGAGAAAATACATTGTCTGGAATAATGAATTCCACACTGAGATCCCCAAGTAAATAGCATGTATAGTTTGAGCTGAGCCTGTTTAATAGGTGTGACTTATAAAAACAGTAAACCTGTATTCTTTTTCGGCCTGATTTAAAAATTCCTGAGTTTTAGATAGCTGCTGCGCCACAGCAGACAAAACTCTGAACGATGTAGTGAAAAGTTTTGCAAATCACTTTCAATATTAGCATTCATTTTGTTCAGCAACTTTCAATCATCAATAAAAGTCAGCCTTCCGGGTCCTTCATTTTTCATCCACCTCCGATACCTCTTCCATCGGGGATCCAGGGCCATCTTCTTCTTTAACTCCTCTTCTTGTTCTCTTTTATAGACCTGACAGAAAGACAAAAGTTTTTAGTAACATTGAAGAAGCAGCTTAAGTGAACCTCAAGAGGGGTGTCAGCACTCATAGTTCAACTATTCGCCAGCTTACTGTTTTTACCGAAGACTGAACTGCAACACAGAGGCAGACCTTGAACAACAAAGTATAGGAGTAACTTCAGCCCAGGAACTGACTGGCTGTAGTTGAgatgctttgcattttttgcTAAGAGCAGAACTGCTTCCTTGTAAGATGGTGCTGCAAGCTCCAACCCATTTTGTGCTAAAGAACTAGACACTCATGCattcagcaaaataaatttacagtAAATATCTGCTAATGCTCATAAAGATGAATTTTGAGTCTGTTTTCAGCACACCTACTGTTCAATGCAGTTGTTCATCTCCTTGCTTTAgctgtttttccctttcaaagtCATTGTCTAGATAGAATACTGCTATGAAACTTTTTACTCCTAATTAAATTTCTCAACTAAGTTAATATTTCTGCATTACATATTGGCAGAACGAAGCGATAATTGATTACATTCTTTCTAGAAATGGTGTCCTTGTAATGAAATCTACAATTACCAGTGAAGTCAAATATCtaaaaagagcagcagcatttgcatttttatctgGAAGACAGCTTATGTAGATATAGCCAGTGTAAATCTCAATATCACACAGGTTTATGTAACCTTAGTGTATTTGACTTCCTcccagaagagaaataaatttcaGGTTCTGCTATGCATGAACAAGACACCGTCTCAAAGCTCAGTGATCCTACAGGTATTAAGAATCATTAGGAAAGCAACAGGGCTAGGGGGAGAATATTGTGGAGCTCCATGCTGCACCTATGTACTGAATTCTTAAGTCTTTCCCACCCTACAAGTACACTGAAAAACTGGACAATATGTAGGCAAGCATCTCCAATGATCAAAAAGAACAGAGGAGCTTTAAGAGAGAAACACCTAAGCACATTTTTCAGCCTAGAAAAGGTATGACAAAGTTTCAAGTAAGGATATGGTAGTGGTACATAAGAGTATCGGTAGcacaagaaaagagaacaagGCATGATTATTCTCCATTTCTAATAATATAAGAATCAGAAGGTGTCTGGGtgccttcaaaaaaaaaagcatcttctaCACATATTGCTGAACTCAAGACCAGATGACACAGCAGACATTGGAAGTTTTAATTCATTCAAGCAGGAAAGTTTATTAAAGAAAACCTCATTAAAGCAATTACCTACAAAGACACCATTTCCTTTCCAGGAAGTCACAAATTATACTGGATAAATACTGTTATACACATGCAACTTTCTTCACTAAAAAATCAACTGCTGGCCACCACAGGAAATTACTTCGGGCAACGAGATGCCACTTCTGGCAAAAACAGCTCTTTCATATTCAGTAACCAAAACATCACTAGTTAGAAACAGCATGGATCCCAAACTATGTTATTTTTTCTACACAACAATAGGATATCTTATATTTTCCATATAACTTCTCCTTTGATTAGTAATATTACTTGAACTTTGGACTTCCAGATTGTTTTCTAGCAAACCCATCATAACTCAACATACATACGTACCTGCTAGCTAATCCTTTGCTTACATGAGCATCAAATTTACTGTTTTCCTCTTCAAGTCTCTGAACTAATGCACCTCTGCCTACTTTTAAAGTAGCATTCTCTTATTGTTGGTGCCCTAccagcagcaaaagcagttcTGCCACAATGCCATCTCATTTCCTAGAgcatgaaaagcagcagcagcatcccctcTTCCCCTTAAGCAGGCCAAATTCATAttcacagtttcttttctgGAAACCTCTCATCCAGATGGCCCACAGACGAGCTTCTGTGGAACAATAAAAGTGTTTTGACAATCTGCCACCCCCAGCATCCCAAGACGTTCTGGACTGTAATTCCATGCTGCGGCTAATGTTCTTTCACTGTTGTCAGAGAAagcttaagaaaacaaaaagacataTTGACTGTTTAGTAACTGGCTATCAACGGCAATAGTAGCAGTTGTGCCTAATCGTATTTCATACACCATCTTTACTGGAACAGTATACCGCACATCAAACAACAGTCCCTGACTCACTGAAGGCCAAAGAgctatcaaaaaaaacccaaaaccaaagaaGTTATGAATTAGTGGCTTAGAACACCAATGGGAGAGGAGTTTCAGATGATCCAGGTATTCCTTATTACAAATTACTACTGTTTGGAGAACAGTCTTCAACCTACTATAATAACTTCATCACACCACATTGTTACAAGCCTTTCAAGAGGCTCAGTTAAATCTTGTAGGCACAGAATCCCTAACAATCACAGGTGAACATCTCCTGACCGAGCAAATCCCTCCCTGCATTCATGGACAAGGTCAGGAGCTGCTGTCTACTAGTCCACAAGCATAAGAAGTTGAAGAAAACAAGAGTGGTTGTCTACCAGTTTTCCATTTAGAAAGCAACTGCTCAAACTGAAGTAATAACTCACAGAGTCTGTCTCAAGCACATTCACAAAATAGCTGTTCTTATTCTGGAAGCATCAGATAACTAACATCAGTTTTCCTGCAAGAGCTACCCACCTCATAGTTTTCTCGTATCCACAGCTGCCGTTCAAGAAAGGTCTCTTTCTGATGATCTTCTAGGCTGTCAAACTGAGACTGAGACATTTTCATGTACCTTCGTATGATATACAGCTTCTCTTCCACACCGTATTCTTGGCCTTTAATACTGAAACAATAAATCCACCAACAGTACCAAACTATGTATTTGCACAAGTAAAAAGGAGCAAGAAGGATCTGAAATAAGAGGATATCATATATCTTGGGCTTCTGGTAACCGCCTTTtatatctattttatttttaataatatctttgatgatttcttcctcttcttcacgAATTTCCTCTTTAGACCTCCTGttcttgcctttttctttaGTCTTGTTGAGTAAACCTTGTTGCCTGGCAATCTCAGTAGCTTGTATACGGTATTTTGGCACTGTCGCTAGGTAGTTGATAGCTTCATTGTAACTACTCCACCAGCTGAAGAACTGTAATTGAAGaacaataaaagtaaaaaaacatgttttcataCAGACACACTCTTATCTGGAGGTTAGccagagaaaaatataatgcTGTCATACACCTTTAACCACAATTACACTATAGCAAGCGTAAAAGCTTAAGATAATGGTACTTCCACCGTACTGCAGAAGCCTTAATTATTTCTCAAAACTTATGAAGGCACCTGGAAAGCAGATGTATAGATGTTTATCTCACGGCAATATATAGTGATGAGGATGGAGAAGCAGACATTGGTGAGACTGGTTTTGTCCATGAGGAGACAGTGATCTCCTGCAGCTTAATGCTAGGCTGTGCCAGCTATTCTCAGAAGCTCCCTCGGATCATCAATAAAGCAGCTGGCATATGAAATTTCATTATAGAactgtttctcatttaaaatagtTAATTAAACATGGATTAAGTACATGACAATCTGATCAGTCTGACAAGATTGACTTTACAAGATTCAAGCCATCTCCACCTACCCTCTGAATttcaatggggaaaaaaaagaatactaaACAACAAACCAGAAACACAGTGTTTCGGGTAAACATGTCTTATCGGggcaactttttaaaaaaagcagcattacaCACTGCTCACCAAAACACAGGGCAGACATGCACACATTATATAACCCTAACAAAGgacaagaagaagaaacaacagaaaggCAATTCAGTTTACAGTTTACACAGACTTTTACACTGAATTTGCAATCATCTGGCAGCTGGACTGCAGGGAATTGTCTCTACTTAAAGCCAAAATACGAGGTGAAACAGAACTCCACCATCAAAAGTAAATTTGAACAGAAACTACTTGGCTATGTATGCCATTGGAATTTATTATTCCAAGCTCTCAAACTCtggttaacttttttttttcatttccaataTCACATTAAACAGTGAGCCATCTGCACCACAAAATAAGCTATATCTTCTTCTCTTAAATTCTTGGGgtatttttaatgatgttttgAAGGTATGCACCTTCTTCCACTTACATATTTGTCAGCAATAGCACAAGTTTGCTCATCTAAAACATAGGCTGCCTTCTGAccttggagctgctgccttCAGAGCAAACTTCACTGAATTGAAATCTCTCCTTGACCTCACTGtagtttaaaatatattgcaatGTAAGATTTATACATTCCTTATATTTAGTCAGTAAATCTGAATCGAGCCTTGAATTTAGTTAGCAACTAGTCTGTCTTTTAGAAAATGCAGCCTGACAAACTGACACATGCTTATTTGGAGCACCAGACCTACCCATGCTCAGACCAGGCTGTTCTCAGCCTGCCATGAATACCCCAGTAACTCCCCTAGAAAGCCGCACTTGGCTGTATGAAATACTCTAccactaaaagaaaataatctctaCCTTTGTCCAACGTACCAAGGGCAGTCAAAAAATCTCCCCAGCATGTCCTGACTTCATATTTGTTACTGCTACCACACACGAGTTTGCCACAGCAGATAGGAACAAGCTTCCTCACTGATGCTGTTCAATACCTGGCACGGTTAAGAGAGGTACTAACACTTCTCCTCCTGTTCAGAAAGCCACCAAACAGTGTCACTTAAACATGAAAATTTACCTGAAACACAGAGATGGCGCAGACCGTAACTAGAATCACTATTTTGACATCCACTTTAGGTGTCAATCTCCTGCTGTAGTAGTGATAATAATGCCTGTAATACTCTTCAGGATGATCCAACATGTAGTCATAATCTTTACGAGTTTCTTCATCCTGCAGGATGAGAGAAAAAACATGCACAGGTTCAGATTCCTGTTTTCTCTTACTCTGTTACACCATGGTTTACACCCCTTTAGTGACCACATCGCTACAAAATTTGCAATACTCTGATTGAGtatgaaacagaggaaaacctTTGGTCCTATTCTCAATTAATTTGTTCTTACAGTCATCTGCCCACATGCATCTGACATTTGTGGTCTTAAATGTGTAAGCACGCACTGCATGAAGACATTCAATACTGAAATACAGACAAGCAACTGCAATCCAcgtattatgtatttttaactaCAGAATGAAAAATCCAGATGGACTAGAGTTAATTGTCGCTAAGGAAAAGATTTTCAGATGAAGAACCCACGAATAGACTGTTTTACAAATCTTTCAGAATGAGCTTACAGGGCTGTGGAATCTGTCCAGTAGAAGGCTGTTTCAAAACCTCATTGTTCTCATTTTCTTGGAGTTTTTCTCATTTGCAGCCATGTAATTAAGAGATGAGAAATTTAGTTTTGTCAGCCACAACTGCATTCCTTTCCTACCCCCAAAAagttccccttttccttcctcacaGCCTTAAAACATTCACAGGTTCCTGTCCTGTATTCCCAAGCTATGTCTTTGCCAAGCCACACATATTTTGCTCTGATAAGCCTCCCCCACAGATCCCATATGCTCCTCGAGTTTTTTGTTT containing:
- the DNAJC25 gene encoding dnaJ homolog subfamily C member 25 isoform X1 gives rise to the protein MAAGPASGRRWLLCVCAALALLPRASRGLTEGLYCGRRVCYEVLGVSRQASKAEIARAYRQLARRYHPDRLRAQPAAQGGSQAAHEKFLLIATAYETLKDEETRKDYDYMLDHPEEYYRHYYHYYSRRLTPKVDVKIVILVTVCAISVFQFFSWWSSYNEAINYLATVPKYRIQATEIARQQGLLNKTKEKGKNRRSKEEIREEEEEIIKDIIKNKIDIKGGYQKPKIYDILLFQILLAPFYLCKYIVWYCWWIYCFSIKGQEYGVEEKLYIIRRYMKMSQSQFDSLEDHQKETFLERQLWIRENYEVYKREQEEELKKKMALDPRWKRYRRWMKNEGPGRLTFIDD
- the DNAJC25 gene encoding dnaJ homolog subfamily C member 25 isoform X2; protein product: MAAGPASGRRWLLCVCAALALLPRASRGLTEGLYCGRRVCYEVLGVSRQASKAEIARAYRQLARRYHPDRLRAQPAAQGGSQAAHEKFLLIATAYETLKDEETRKDYDYMLDHPEEYYRHYYHYYSRRLTPKVDVKIVILVTVCAISVFQFFSWWSSYNEAINYLATVPKYRIQATEIARQQGLLNKTKEKGKNRRSKEEIREEEEEIIKDIIKNKIDIKGGYQKPKIYDILLFQILLAPFYLCKYIVWYCWWIYCFSIKGQEYGVEEKLYIIRRYMKMSQSQFDSLEDHQKETFLERQLWIRENYELSLTTVKEH